One window of Candidatus Sulfotelmatobacter sp. genomic DNA carries:
- a CDS encoding NAD(P)-dependent oxidoreductase, protein MRKPFFPVSLNLDGRACVVIGEANDREAIEKEAALRESGAQVRWIADVASVKEEDVADAFFVISTPQDAVLSARLREWADRHRFLLCCIDQPRFGFVAMAAIAKAGPVRVAISTAGLAPRVGKMLKEALQRAMDGRFAGFVEELARQREAIREKHPAEQESGIRRRAMIEAAQG, encoded by the coding sequence ATGAGGAAGCCGTTTTTTCCCGTTTCGCTCAATCTCGACGGGCGGGCGTGCGTGGTGATTGGAGAGGCGAACGACCGCGAGGCGATCGAGAAGGAGGCAGCGCTGCGCGAGAGCGGGGCCCAGGTTCGGTGGATCGCCGACGTTGCTTCGGTTAAGGAGGAGGATGTCGCGGATGCGTTCTTCGTGATCTCGACGCCGCAGGACGCGGTGCTGTCGGCGCGGTTGCGAGAGTGGGCGGACCGGCACCGTTTTTTATTGTGCTGCATCGATCAGCCGCGCTTCGGCTTCGTGGCGATGGCGGCGATTGCGAAGGCGGGGCCGGTGCGCGTGGCGATTTCTACGGCTGGGCTGGCGCCGCGGGTTGGGAAGATGCTCAAGGAGGCGTTGCAGCGGGCGATGGATGGGCGGTTTGCCGGGTTCGTCGAGGAGCTTGCGCGGCAGCGCGAGGCGATTCGCGAGAAGCATCCGGCGGAGCAGGAGTCGGGGATCCGGCGGCGGGCGATGATCGAGGCGGCGCAGGG
- a CDS encoding NAD+ synthase produces the protein MPFPVVEAPSGAPSPPGIDAAVATDWLVAFLQDELIRRRAVTRAVVGLSGGVDSAVTAYLCARALGSSNVYAFCLPYATSSPASLADAQLVVDALGINSRTIEITGAVDGYLQFEPDADARRRGNVMARTRMVILFDQSAKLDALPIGTGNKTERMLGYFTWHADDTPPLNPLGDLFKTQVWDLARYLGVPGQLIDKAPSADLEAGQTDEGDLGITYAKADAILSLLLLGYSDAQLIERGFAASDVLLVRRRVDSTHWKRHLPTTAMLTNTAINEFYLRPVDY, from the coding sequence GTGCCGTTTCCGGTCGTTGAAGCTCCCAGCGGCGCGCCCAGCCCCCCCGGCATCGACGCCGCGGTCGCAACCGATTGGCTCGTGGCGTTTCTGCAAGACGAACTGATTCGCCGCCGCGCCGTCACCCGCGCCGTCGTCGGCCTCTCCGGCGGCGTCGACTCCGCCGTCACCGCGTACCTCTGCGCGCGCGCGCTCGGCTCGAGCAACGTGTACGCGTTTTGCCTCCCGTATGCGACGTCGAGCCCGGCGAGCCTCGCCGACGCGCAGCTGGTCGTCGATGCGCTGGGGATCAACAGCCGCACGATCGAGATCACCGGCGCCGTCGACGGCTACCTGCAGTTCGAGCCCGACGCCGATGCGCGCCGCCGCGGCAACGTGATGGCGCGCACGCGCATGGTGATCCTCTTCGACCAATCCGCCAAGCTCGACGCGCTGCCGATCGGCACCGGCAACAAAACCGAACGCATGCTGGGCTACTTCACCTGGCACGCCGACGACACGCCCCCACTCAATCCCCTCGGCGATCTCTTCAAAACGCAAGTCTGGGATCTTGCGCGCTACCTCGGCGTTCCCGGGCAGCTCATCGATAAAGCGCCCAGCGCCGACCTCGAAGCCGGCCAAACCGACGAAGGCGATCTCGGCATCACCTATGCGAAAGCCGACGCGATCCTATCGCTGCTGCTGCTCGGCTATTCCGACGCACAGCTGATCGAGCGCGGGTTCGCGGCCTCCGACGTTCTGCTCGTCCGCCGCCGCGTCGACTCGACGCACTGGAAACGCCACCTGCCCACGACCGCAATGCTGACCAACACGGCGATCAACGAATTCTATCTTCGCCCTGTGGACTATTAG
- a CDS encoding nitrilase-related carbon-nitrogen hydrolase, which yields MRAATDPAVRVALVQTKPHKGRYAENLRDAGEAFAQLAGDAPDLLVLPEAGLTGYFLEGGVYDVALPAARFAADLARTWRDACGDAPADIVAGFYENDGGTYYNSALYLHVDRSGERIVHCHRKMFLPTYGVFDEERFLSRGRHLGVFETRFGRAAIVICEDAWHTLVPAIAAIKGARLLIVPSAAPGRGIDGAGELTSIARWRDILRTIAAEHGIYVLYAGLTGFEGGKGMTGSSCVIDPRGEVVVVGPATEACIVRATIDLREIDLARASLPLLGDLGAALADLLLDDELPLPRGAGAVSGR from the coding sequence GTGCGCGCGGCGACTGATCCGGCCGTGCGGGTCGCGCTGGTGCAGACCAAGCCGCACAAGGGGCGCTACGCCGAGAACCTGCGCGATGCCGGCGAAGCCTTCGCGCAGCTCGCCGGCGACGCGCCCGACCTGCTGGTCCTGCCCGAGGCCGGCCTGACCGGCTACTTTCTGGAGGGCGGCGTCTACGACGTTGCGCTCCCCGCGGCGCGCTTCGCCGCCGATCTGGCGCGTACGTGGCGCGACGCCTGCGGCGACGCGCCCGCCGACATCGTCGCCGGGTTCTACGAGAACGACGGCGGCACGTACTACAACTCCGCGCTCTACCTGCACGTCGATCGGTCGGGCGAACGGATCGTGCACTGCCATCGCAAGATGTTTCTGCCGACCTACGGCGTCTTCGACGAGGAGCGCTTCCTTTCGCGCGGGCGCCACTTGGGCGTCTTCGAGACGCGTTTCGGGCGCGCGGCGATCGTGATCTGCGAAGACGCCTGGCATACGCTGGTTCCCGCCATCGCCGCGATCAAAGGCGCGCGGCTGCTGATCGTTCCCAGCGCCGCGCCGGGCCGCGGCATCGACGGCGCCGGCGAGCTCACCAGCATCGCACGCTGGCGCGACATCCTGCGCACGATCGCGGCCGAGCACGGCATCTACGTCTTGTATGCGGGATTGACGGGATTCGAAGGCGGCAAGGGGATGACCGGCTCGTCGTGCGTGATCGATCCGCGCGGCGAGGTCGTGGTCGTCGGCCCGGCGACCGAGGCCTGCATCGTCCGCGCCACGATCGACCTGCGCGAGATCGATCTCGCGCGTGCGAGCCTGCCGCTGCTCGGCGATCTCGGCGCCGCGCTCGCCGACCTGCTGCTCGACGACGAACTGCCGCTCCCGCGAGGTGCCGGTGCCGTTTCCGGTCGTTGA
- a CDS encoding dihydrolipoyl dehydrogenase: MARHRYAVVVVGAGSGGYAAARTVHDFGCKVALVDHGPLGGLCILRGCMPSKALLASSDLLAAVREGGHLGVHASDVTTDMPFIARRKRELVKEFADYRIEGIEKFPLFRGPARFLSPGELAVGDDVVLEAEKFVIATGSVVQPAELPGLRETGYLDTDAVLELERIPGSAIVLGGGYTACELGQFLARMGARTTMLIRSGHLLTETDDDIGEALTGYYRDEGIEVVAHTTLLDARRSGGKKVVRYRVAGEEREAVADEIFFALGRVPNVAGLELERAGVAYDARRGIGVDATLRTNVPHVFAVGDVTGEYLLVHVAIYQGEIAARNACQDGAEEADYTIASAHTVFSDPQYAAVGESEKSLRARGQPYVTGRYDFAEHGKAICLNQTKGFVKMMADPASGRILGASILGPQASELIHEVIVAMTYRATAAEFTRIPHLHPTLAEIWTYPAEECAARCGQRRPGDEALEVATSARGD; the protein is encoded by the coding sequence ATGGCGCGCCATCGATACGCGGTCGTCGTCGTCGGCGCCGGATCGGGCGGGTACGCCGCCGCCCGCACCGTGCACGATTTCGGCTGCAAGGTCGCACTGGTCGACCACGGACCGCTCGGCGGGCTGTGCATCCTGCGCGGCTGCATGCCGAGCAAGGCGCTTCTCGCGAGCAGCGATCTGCTGGCGGCCGTCCGCGAGGGCGGCCATCTCGGCGTCCATGCGAGCGACGTCACGACCGATATGCCGTTCATTGCGCGGCGGAAGCGCGAACTCGTCAAGGAGTTCGCCGACTACCGCATCGAGGGCATCGAGAAGTTTCCGCTCTTCCGCGGGCCGGCGCGCTTTCTCTCGCCCGGCGAGCTCGCGGTCGGCGACGACGTCGTGCTGGAGGCCGAGAAGTTCGTGATCGCGACGGGCAGCGTCGTCCAGCCGGCCGAGCTGCCGGGCCTTCGCGAGACGGGCTACCTGGATACCGACGCGGTGCTCGAGCTCGAGCGGATTCCGGGATCCGCAATCGTGCTGGGCGGCGGCTATACCGCCTGCGAGCTCGGCCAGTTTCTCGCGCGCATGGGCGCCCGTACGACGATGCTCATCCGCAGCGGCCATCTGCTTACCGAGACCGACGACGATATCGGCGAAGCGCTCACGGGGTACTACCGCGACGAGGGCATCGAGGTCGTCGCGCACACGACGCTGCTCGATGCGCGCCGCAGCGGCGGCAAGAAGGTCGTTCGCTACCGCGTCGCGGGAGAAGAGCGCGAAGCCGTCGCGGACGAGATCTTCTTCGCGCTCGGGCGCGTGCCCAACGTCGCCGGCCTCGAGCTCGAGCGAGCCGGCGTAGCCTACGACGCGCGCCGCGGGATCGGCGTCGACGCGACGCTGCGCACCAACGTGCCGCACGTCTTCGCGGTCGGCGACGTGACCGGCGAGTATCTGCTGGTTCACGTCGCGATCTACCAGGGTGAGATCGCCGCCCGGAACGCCTGTCAGGACGGCGCCGAGGAGGCGGATTACACCATCGCAAGCGCGCACACGGTCTTCAGCGATCCGCAGTACGCGGCGGTCGGGGAATCGGAGAAGTCGCTGCGCGCGCGCGGCCAGCCGTACGTCACCGGGCGTTACGACTTCGCAGAGCACGGCAAGGCGATCTGCTTGAATCAAACCAAGGGCTTCGTGAAGATGATGGCCGATCCGGCGAGCGGGCGCATCTTGGGCGCGTCGATTCTCGGTCCGCAGGCCTCCGAGCTGATCCACGAAGTGATCGTCGCGATGACCTACCGTGCGACGGCCGCCGAGTTCACGCGCATTCCGCACCTGCATCCGACCCTCGCGGAGATCTGGACGTATCCGGCCGAGGAGTGCGCCGCACGGTGCGGTCAGCGCCGGCCCGGCGACGAAGCGTTGGAGGTTGCGACCAGTGCGCGCGGCGACTGA
- the glpX gene encoding class II fructose-bisphosphatase: MVRSTARSTFAHPVHSLDFVKVTEHAALAASRWMGRGERDAADGAAVEKMREWLGEMEISGRIVIGEGERDEAPMLYIGEEVGQGGIEVDIAVDPVEGTNLVANGLPNSIAVMAISERGGLLHAPDSYMKKLAVGPKAAPYVHIDAPVRENLEAVANALEKPINDVCVVILDRPRHAELIREVRDAGARIKLISDGDVDACIATAIEATGIHVAMGTGGAPEGVLAAAAIKCLGGNFMGRLQPRNEAEAERAKAMGFGDLDRVLSIDDLVKSDNVVFTATGITDGDLVHGVRFYGNQARTHSIVVHSSGTVRFIESIHRLGARPTAR, encoded by the coding sequence ATGGTACGCTCTACGGCTCGCAGCACGTTCGCGCATCCGGTCCATTCCCTCGACTTCGTGAAGGTGACCGAGCATGCGGCGCTGGCGGCCTCCCGCTGGATGGGCCGCGGGGAACGCGACGCGGCCGACGGCGCTGCGGTCGAGAAAATGCGCGAGTGGCTGGGCGAGATGGAGATTTCCGGCCGGATCGTCATCGGCGAGGGCGAGCGCGACGAGGCGCCGATGCTCTACATCGGCGAGGAGGTCGGCCAAGGCGGGATCGAGGTCGACATCGCGGTCGATCCGGTCGAGGGGACGAATCTCGTCGCCAACGGCCTGCCCAACTCGATCGCGGTGATGGCGATCTCGGAGCGAGGGGGCCTCTTGCACGCGCCCGACTCTTATATGAAGAAGTTGGCGGTCGGGCCCAAAGCCGCGCCCTACGTGCATATCGACGCGCCGGTGCGCGAGAACCTCGAGGCCGTGGCCAACGCCCTCGAGAAGCCGATCAACGACGTCTGCGTCGTCATCTTGGACCGGCCGCGGCACGCCGAGCTGATTCGCGAGGTGCGCGACGCGGGGGCGCGGATCAAGCTGATCTCGGACGGCGACGTCGACGCCTGCATCGCGACCGCCATCGAGGCGACCGGCATCCACGTCGCGATGGGCACCGGCGGAGCGCCCGAGGGCGTGCTGGCGGCGGCGGCGATCAAATGTTTGGGCGGCAACTTCATGGGCCGCCTGCAGCCGCGCAACGAAGCCGAGGCCGAGCGGGCGAAGGCGATGGGTTTCGGCGATCTCGATCGCGTGCTCTCGATCGACGATCTCGTCAAGAGCGACAATGTCGTCTTTACGGCGACCGGCATCACCGACGGCGATCTCGTGCACGGCGTGCGTTTCTACGGCAACCAGGCGCGCACGCATTCGATCGTCGTGCACTCGAGCGGGACGGTCCGCTTTATCGAATCGATCCATCGCCTGGGCGCGCGGCCGACCGCGCGCTAG
- a CDS encoding mannosyltransferase family protein gives MSARIRIPPTSQSLRLGEIAGGRAPLAAVALAGLSLGFFAWYAVVIPRHLGPAANELALIGAVAAGLAGTLLAWVGYARYFSRRAGIARARSLQFDSLTWVPFLLLWLTFVLPPQVTHGARIFVVAAGLACVGKLLIAARFNQTVREVLVDFVATRAAIIVIAELAAVMIGQRAGTHVQESSHVLLAVWGRWDAVHYLDIATHGYAGTDMAFFPLYPLLIRIVGALAGNHLIAGLLISNASFFFGLLFLYKLLEKEYDRSVARRAIFYVSIFPSAVFFSAVYTEALFFMLTVAAFYYMRARKWWLAGAIGLFASMTRVEGVLLVIPFAVEWYSQYRAAPGRGLANLAAGALIPVGLALYMAYLWVLRADPLYFSHVQIHWNRHFAMPWVSVWNAFEKIAHATAGLTVANQSLELAFTALMLAVLIGGWRSLRPSYIAYMGLSILVPMCTSSLMSMPRFALVLFPMFAILARWGERPWVNNVILAFSLPLLGLYTVLFANWYWVA, from the coding sequence GTGTCCGCACGCATTCGCATCCCACCAACGTCGCAATCACTGCGCCTCGGCGAAATCGCCGGCGGCCGGGCTCCGCTTGCGGCCGTCGCCCTCGCCGGACTCAGCCTCGGCTTCTTCGCCTGGTACGCGGTCGTCATTCCGCGCCACCTCGGCCCGGCCGCGAACGAGCTCGCACTCATCGGCGCCGTCGCCGCCGGCCTTGCCGGTACGCTGCTCGCGTGGGTCGGCTACGCGCGCTACTTCTCGCGGCGCGCCGGCATCGCGCGCGCGCGCTCGCTGCAGTTCGACTCCCTGACGTGGGTGCCGTTCCTGCTGCTTTGGCTCACCTTCGTCCTGCCGCCCCAAGTCACGCACGGCGCCCGCATCTTCGTCGTCGCCGCGGGTCTCGCGTGCGTGGGCAAGCTCCTGATTGCGGCGCGCTTCAATCAGACCGTCCGAGAGGTCCTGGTCGATTTCGTCGCGACGCGCGCCGCGATCATCGTCATCGCGGAGCTGGCCGCCGTCATGATCGGCCAGCGCGCCGGAACCCACGTTCAAGAGTCGTCGCACGTGCTGCTCGCGGTATGGGGCCGCTGGGACGCCGTGCACTACCTCGACATCGCGACGCACGGCTACGCCGGCACCGACATGGCGTTCTTCCCGCTCTATCCGCTGCTGATCCGCATCGTGGGCGCCCTCGCCGGGAATCATCTCATCGCCGGCCTGCTCATCTCGAACGCTTCGTTCTTCTTCGGGCTGCTCTTCCTCTACAAGCTGCTCGAGAAGGAGTACGATCGCTCGGTCGCACGCCGCGCCATCTTCTACGTCTCGATCTTTCCTTCGGCGGTCTTCTTTTCGGCCGTCTACACCGAAGCGCTCTTCTTCATGCTGACCGTTGCGGCGTTCTACTACATGCGCGCGCGCAAGTGGTGGCTGGCCGGCGCGATCGGGCTCTTCGCCTCGATGACGCGGGTCGAAGGGGTTCTGCTCGTCATCCCCTTTGCGGTGGAATGGTATTCGCAGTATCGCGCCGCCCCGGGGCGCGGCCTAGCCAACTTGGCCGCGGGCGCCCTCATCCCGGTCGGCCTCGCCCTCTACATGGCATACCTCTGGGTGCTGCGCGCCGACCCGCTCTACTTCTCGCACGTGCAGATCCACTGGAACCGGCACTTCGCCATGCCCTGGGTGAGCGTCTGGAACGCTTTCGAGAAGATCGCTCACGCGACCGCCGGTCTCACGGTCGCCAATCAATCCCTCGAGCTCGCCTTTACCGCGCTGATGCTCGCGGTCCTCATCGGCGGATGGCGCAGCCTGCGGCCTTCGTACATCGCCTACATGGGGCTCTCGATCTTGGTACCGATGTGCACCTCGAGCTTGATGTCGATGCCGCGCTTTGCGCTCGTGCTCTTCCCGATGTTCGCCATCCTCGCGCGCTGGGGCGAAAGGCCGTGGGTCAACAACGTCATTCTGGCCTTCTCGCTCCCGCTGCTCGGGCTCTACACCGTCCTCTTCGCCAACTGGTATTGGGTTGCCTAA
- a CDS encoding GtrA family protein, with translation MSSLGAIAQRRGVRQFVKFGIVGASGLAVNFVIAHALQKTTSLSGFEDFAIGFMAGGVSNYVLNRIWTFRSQRNPFIEGVQFLVVSAIALVLGKVVFVAADHYGFHHFTLTWFAATMAGIFVNFFLNKYWTFKHTN, from the coding sequence ATGAGTTCGCTCGGAGCGATCGCGCAGCGCCGCGGCGTGCGCCAGTTCGTCAAGTTCGGGATCGTGGGCGCCTCCGGGCTGGCCGTCAACTTCGTCATCGCCCACGCACTGCAAAAGACGACCAGCCTCTCCGGCTTCGAAGACTTCGCCATCGGCTTCATGGCCGGCGGCGTCTCGAACTACGTGCTCAACCGCATCTGGACGTTTCGCTCTCAGCGCAATCCATTCATCGAAGGCGTTCAGTTCCTGGTGGTCTCCGCGATCGCTCTCGTGCTCGGCAAGGTCGTCTTCGTGGCCGCGGACCACTACGGCTTCCACCACTTTACGCTGACGTGGTTCGCCGCAACGATGGCCGGCATCTTCGTCAACTTCTTCTTGAACAAATATTGGACGTTCAAGCACACCAACTGA
- a CDS encoding glycosyltransferase family 39 protein produces the protein MDVQAHQLTAPDTAGDGRAKWWWIGLGLILLLGLLLRLKGIHDPILDHPGWRQGDTASIARNFARLQFNVMYPQTTYNGPPPHYVELELQIVPFLAASLYKLFGVHPIFGRLISIAFGLGTIGVLALFGRWLFSSRAAGLIAAFFFAVLPGSVYYGRTFTPDGAMVFFLTAALYACARFLDEDQTLAPRALARVTALLTFAYLAKPVAVVALLPLATMAWERARSGKPTRATAIGVLIVVPLLVLWLYDRRVASYAEWHWASGITQLHVLPSLRAALTHPGAFFDKLRDFATALGLFRDTIAGSLAFLLSILAFLALPRIEMRSRTLLWAWLATGIVYAYVVVTVERVDYYLLLLLPLCTLALGGALARFVALVLDAEVMPPARYAVLAAVAAVALAVLVQSRSAAAPYYRYSKATYANAVLLARTLPPGALVVIGHYGPDVQYYIDRFGWEEDPAVWTPFDEESAIAKGSRYFISIEDARLHRDNPELCAWLSRFALLPSRSAWPVYLTDPRLVRPGAQAFWRGYRRAEQNGAGRAYLDAHRVCLLPGQLPTTRKVSSAFKRASGGTTTPPRNG, from the coding sequence TTGGACGTTCAAGCACACCAACTGACGGCGCCGGATACCGCCGGCGACGGGCGCGCGAAGTGGTGGTGGATCGGCCTCGGGCTGATCCTGCTGCTCGGGCTGCTGCTGCGCCTCAAGGGCATCCACGACCCGATCCTGGATCATCCCGGCTGGCGGCAAGGCGACACGGCCAGCATCGCGCGCAACTTCGCGCGACTGCAGTTCAACGTCATGTATCCGCAGACGACCTACAACGGGCCGCCGCCCCATTACGTCGAGCTGGAGCTGCAGATCGTCCCGTTCTTGGCCGCGTCGCTCTACAAGCTCTTCGGCGTCCATCCGATCTTCGGGCGCCTGATCTCGATCGCGTTCGGCTTGGGAACGATCGGCGTCCTGGCGCTCTTCGGCCGCTGGCTCTTTAGCAGCCGCGCCGCCGGATTGATCGCCGCTTTCTTCTTCGCCGTCTTGCCCGGGAGCGTCTACTACGGGCGAACCTTCACGCCCGACGGCGCCATGGTCTTCTTCCTCACCGCCGCGCTCTACGCGTGCGCCCGCTTCCTCGACGAAGACCAGACGCTTGCGCCGCGCGCCTTGGCCCGCGTCACGGCGCTGCTGACGTTCGCCTACCTCGCCAAACCGGTCGCCGTCGTCGCGCTCCTGCCGCTGGCGACGATGGCCTGGGAGCGTGCCCGCTCGGGGAAACCGACGCGCGCGACCGCGATCGGCGTGCTGATCGTCGTTCCGCTGCTCGTTCTTTGGCTCTACGACCGGCGCGTCGCCTCTTACGCGGAGTGGCACTGGGCCAGCGGCATCACGCAACTGCACGTTCTGCCCTCGCTGCGAGCCGCGCTCACGCATCCGGGCGCGTTCTTCGACAAACTGCGCGACTTCGCCACCGCGCTCGGCTTGTTCCGCGATACGATCGCGGGTTCGCTCGCGTTCCTGCTCTCGATCCTCGCCTTCCTCGCGCTGCCGCGGATCGAGATGCGCAGCCGGACGCTGCTCTGGGCTTGGCTGGCCACGGGCATCGTCTACGCCTACGTCGTCGTGACGGTCGAACGCGTCGACTACTACCTGCTGCTCCTGCTGCCGCTCTGCACCCTCGCGCTCGGAGGCGCACTCGCGCGTTTCGTCGCCCTGGTGCTCGACGCCGAGGTGATGCCGCCGGCGCGGTACGCGGTTCTCGCCGCCGTCGCGGCCGTCGCGCTGGCGGTACTCGTGCAAAGCCGCAGCGCCGCCGCGCCCTACTATCGCTACAGTAAGGCGACGTACGCGAACGCCGTCCTGCTGGCGCGAACGCTGCCGCCCGGCGCGCTGGTCGTGATCGGCCACTACGGGCCCGACGTCCAGTACTACATCGATCGCTTCGGCTGGGAGGAGGATCCGGCCGTATGGACGCCCTTCGACGAGGAGAGTGCGATCGCCAAAGGCTCGCGCTACTTCATCTCGATCGAAGACGCGCGCCTGCACCGCGACAATCCCGAGCTCTGTGCCTGGCTCTCGCGCTTTGCGCTCCTGCCGTCGCGCTCGGCGTGGCCGGTCTATCTCACCGATCCGCGGCTCGTGCGCCCCGGCGCGCAGGCGTTTTGGCGCGGCTACCGCCGCGCCGAGCAAAACGGGGCCGGGCGCGCCTATCTCGACGCGCACCGCGTCTGCCTGCTGCCCGGTCAGCTCCCGACGACGCGGAAGGTTTCGAGCGCTTTCAAGAGAGCCTCCGGCGGCACGACGACGCCGCCGCGAAACGGATAG
- a CDS encoding DUF4239 domain-containing protein, with amino-acid sequence MTWLESLPIFGTGVIVVGGFLVLTLGIGWLIDVLFPHEVRVEHNDLAGFILAVIGVVYAVLLAFVAVSVWERFNQAEARAYDEASSLAIVYRDVGNFPQQTTALRASLTRYVSLVVRREWPAMQRGEQSEEANLLIERIDRSIRGLPVGTMAQADVHQQMLAAMNEALTDRETRLSMDATGIDGVMWLVLLIGAVVTVGFTYLFGFRHEAMRYVMTGSLGVLIGLVLFLTVALDYPFRGGVVVPPEALLKALETFRVVGS; translated from the coding sequence GTGACCTGGCTCGAATCGTTGCCGATCTTCGGCACGGGCGTCATCGTCGTGGGCGGCTTTCTCGTGCTCACGCTCGGGATCGGCTGGCTGATCGACGTGCTCTTTCCCCACGAGGTTCGCGTGGAGCACAACGATCTGGCCGGGTTCATCTTGGCGGTCATCGGCGTCGTCTACGCCGTGCTGCTGGCCTTCGTCGCGGTGAGCGTGTGGGAGCGCTTCAACCAGGCCGAGGCGCGCGCGTACGATGAAGCGAGTTCGCTTGCGATCGTCTATCGCGACGTCGGGAACTTTCCGCAGCAGACGACCGCGCTGCGCGCCTCGCTGACGCGCTACGTCTCGCTCGTCGTCCGGCGGGAATGGCCGGCCATGCAGCGCGGCGAGCAGTCTGAAGAGGCGAATCTGCTGATCGAACGGATCGATCGCTCGATCCGTGGGCTGCCGGTTGGAACGATGGCGCAAGCGGACGTGCACCAGCAGATGCTCGCCGCTATGAACGAGGCGCTGACCGATCGGGAGACGCGCCTCTCGATGGACGCGACGGGCATCGACGGCGTCATGTGGTTGGTGCTGTTGATCGGAGCGGTGGTGACGGTCGGTTTTACCTATCTCTTCGGTTTTCGGCACGAGGCGATGCGCTACGTGATGACGGGTTCGCTCGGCGTGCTGATCGGGCTCGTGCTCTTTCTGACGGTTGCGCTGGACTATCCGTTTCGCGGCGGCGTCGTCGTGCCGCCGGAGGCTCTCTTGAAAGCGCTCGAAACCTTCCGCGTCGTCGGGAGCTGA
- a CDS encoding tetratricopeptide repeat protein: MDTRIHQGDVALERGDVRDAELAYRLALRVDPKNPQARTGFVEAAAGLAQSEYSRGTFDDALATIREGLAIDPSSVRLDALRTEIETAKLKREIVISNYPSYKETGAQIQQSYAQLDTINKLLLRSLHRFGYTFDADDLTDAIKRSYELQLDLAKNTNRLIAYRQVVTSGTPSLEPEESGTTTSLLPLP; this comes from the coding sequence GTGGATACGCGGATTCACCAGGGCGACGTGGCGCTCGAGCGGGGCGACGTGCGCGACGCCGAGCTGGCCTATCGCCTGGCGCTGCGCGTCGATCCGAAGAATCCGCAAGCGCGCACCGGATTCGTCGAGGCGGCCGCCGGCCTCGCGCAGAGCGAGTATAGCCGCGGCACCTTCGACGACGCCTTGGCGACGATCCGCGAGGGCCTCGCCATCGACCCGTCGAGCGTGCGGCTCGACGCGCTGCGTACCGAGATCGAGACGGCCAAACTCAAACGAGAGATCGTCATCTCGAACTATCCGTCGTACAAGGAGACGGGAGCGCAGATTCAGCAGTCCTACGCGCAGCTCGACACGATCAACAAGCTGCTGCTGCGCAGCCTGCACCGCTTCGGCTACACGTTCGACGCGGACGATCTCACCGACGCCATCAAGCGCAGCTACGAGCTGCAGCTGGATCTGGCCAAGAACACCAACCGGCTGATCGCCTATCGCCAAGTCGTGACGTCGGGCACGCCGTCGCTCGAACCCGAAGAGAGCGGTACGACCACGTCGCTGCTGCCGCTCCCGTGA
- a CDS encoding DUF2837 family protein, producing MLPPSMHGAAALRVGVPVLWTWRVVGAMAITFVVQGVTIGAYAARLAGVQARRIATSISLFNLFMTGGRLANLFSAVMIGPLSDGAGKAVRVLRDAGDPSGVAAYQHNFEIQLRFVILAGTAGMVAFALLLPMFTYLFRRGIASFEHRGSVPHSLARLLDPRVVWEVLRAERLPGPAALRRFDWRGLPKRMLIFNVLVTGVYAIGVQASYYASVLDIDAARTALGLSGIINGIGTIAFTLFVDPTSSMITDQAIHGKRSIEEVRSMVFYLSLTAILGTLLSQAIFYPSAWLIEEAARFFNHVRA from the coding sequence GTGCTGCCGCCCTCGATGCACGGCGCCGCGGCCCTGCGCGTGGGCGTGCCCGTTCTCTGGACGTGGCGCGTGGTGGGCGCGATGGCGATTACGTTCGTCGTGCAAGGGGTCACGATCGGCGCCTACGCCGCGCGCCTGGCCGGCGTGCAGGCGCGGCGGATCGCGACCTCGATCTCGCTCTTCAACCTGTTCATGACCGGCGGGCGGCTCGCGAACCTCTTCTCGGCGGTGATGATCGGCCCGCTCTCGGACGGCGCCGGGAAGGCCGTTCGGGTGCTGCGCGACGCCGGCGATCCGAGCGGCGTAGCGGCTTATCAGCACAACTTCGAGATACAGCTGCGCTTCGTGATCCTGGCGGGGACCGCCGGAATGGTGGCGTTCGCGCTGCTGCTGCCGATGTTCACGTATCTCTTCCGGCGTGGTATCGCCTCGTTCGAGCACCGCGGCTCGGTTCCGCACTCGCTGGCGCGCCTGCTGGATCCACGCGTCGTGTGGGAGGTGCTCCGCGCCGAGCGTCTTCCGGGGCCGGCCGCATTGCGGCGCTTCGACTGGCGCGGGCTGCCCAAACGCATGCTGATCTTCAACGTGCTCGTTACGGGAGTCTACGCGATCGGCGTCCAAGCCTCGTACTATGCCTCCGTGCTCGACATCGACGCGGCGCGTACGGCGCTCGGGCTCTCCGGCATCATCAACGGCATCGGCACGATCGCCTTTACGCTCTTCGTCGACCCGACGTCGTCGATGATCACCGACCAGGCGATTCACGGCAAGCGCAGCATCGAGGAAGTCCGGTCGATGGTGTTCTATCTTTCGCTGACGGCGATCCTCGGGACGCTGCTCTCCCAGGCGATCTTCTATCCGTCGGCGTGGCTGATCGAGGAGGCGGCGAGGTTCTTCAATCATGTTCGGGCTTAA